One genomic window of Biomphalaria glabrata chromosome 9, xgBioGlab47.1, whole genome shotgun sequence includes the following:
- the LOC106059806 gene encoding thyrotropin-releasing hormone receptor-like, protein MSSELSIYYVNVDLNYQTSDFENNSVYLFDLINLSILTTILCLLGIVSNILNLIVFYKQTITTVAISLIALSITDLINVILMEWVSISSYPSLLTLNDLIIFPRDVSYMTGGFPHGCMSRITAWITVYMTAERCLCVALPLRVKFLITPRRTLVAMFFIYAFNLLPLVPLYLSSGLGWKYSTVRNQSLIGRVYTADLSYLENIGYFISTVLMMVAFIAVIFLTVLLTVQLHKMTKWRNKNSAVKDGLKNITAKEKVALRTVLVIACVLVITFIPSFTFCWIFFVVPDFRPDGHLKDAFFVIASFSFVFDSLNASTNTVWYFKMNSNYRKTFHRLFLKSLNQK, encoded by the coding sequence ATGTCTTCTGAGTTATCTATCTATTACGTGAACGTCGATTTAAACTACCAAACGTCAGACTTTGAAAATAACTCTGTGTATCTATTTGATCTCATTAATCTGTCCATTCTTACCACCATTTTGTGTCTGTTGGGAATTGTGTCTAATATATTGAACTTAATAGTGTTTTATAAGCAAACAATAACTACAGTGGCTATTAGCTTGATAGCCTTGTCCATCACTGACCTCATCAACGTCATCTTAATGGAGTGGGTCAGTATCAGTTCGTACCCTTCCCTGCTTACGCTCAACGACCTGATCATATTTCCAAGAGACGTCAGTTATATGACCGGTGGGTTCCCACATGGCTGCATGTCTAGAATCACGGCCTGGATCACTGTGTACATGACAGCTGAGAGATGCCTCTGTGTAGCGTTGCCTCTGCGAGTGAAGTTTCTGATAACGCCAAGGAGAACTCTTGTAGCAATGTTCTTCATCTACGCATTCAACTTGTTGCCACTGGTACCGTTATATTTGTCTAGTGGCTTAGGTTGGAAGTACTCAACAGTGAGGAATCAATCTCTGATAGGCAGAGTGTACACAGCAGACCTAAGTTACTTGGAAAATATTGGTTACTTTATATCTACTGTCTTAATGATGGTCGCTTTCATTGCTGTCATCTTTCTGACCGTACTGTTGACAGTACAGCTACACAAAATGACCAAATGGAGGAATAAAAATTCTGCTGTGAAAGATGGACTAAAAAACATCACAGCCAAGGAGAAAGTGGCGCTCAGGACAGTCCTGGTCATTGCCTGTGTCCTTGTTATCACATTCATTCCAAGCTTTACATTTTGTtggatattttttgttgttccaGACTTTAGGCCCGATGGTCATCTGAAAGATGCTTTCTTCGTTATTGCCTCCTTCTCTTTCGTGTTCGACTCTTTGAACGCCAGCACCAACACTGTTTGGTATTTCAAAATGAATTCCAATTATAGAAAGACGTTTCACAGGCTGTTTCTGAAATCTTTGAATCAAAAGTGA
- the LOC129928372 gene encoding mucin-3A-like: MSSPSQSTESIKRRVNQQSPSNAESINRVHQTSSQSTESIKRRVNQQSPSNVESINRVHQTSSQSTESIKRRVNQQSPSNVESINRVHQTPSQSTESIKRRVNQQSPSNVESINRVHQTPNQSTESIKRRVNQQSPSNAESINRVHQTPSQSIESIKRRVNQQSPSNAESINRVHQTPSQSTESIKRRVNQQSPSNAESINRVHQTPSQSTESIKRRVNQQSPSNVESINRVHQTPSQSTESIKRRVNQQSPSNVESINRVHQTPSQSTESIKRRVNQQSPSNVESINRVHQTPSQSTESIKRQVNQ; encoded by the coding sequence ATGTCATCGCCGAGTCAATCAACAGAGTCCATCAAACGTCGAGTCAATCAACAGAGTCCATCAAACGCCGAGTCAATCAACAGAGTCCATCAAACGTCGAGTCAATCAACAGAGTCCATCAAACGTCGAGTCAATCAACAGAGTCCATCAAACGTCGAGTCAATCAACAGAGTCCATCAAACGTCGAGTCAATCAACAGAGTCCATCAAACGTCGAGTCAATCAACAGAGTCCATCAAACGTCGAGTCAATTAACAGAGTCCATCAAACGCCGAGTCAATCAACAGAGTCCATCAAACGTCGAGTCAATCAACAGAGTCCATCAAACGTCGAGTCAATTAACAGAGTCCATCAAACGCCGAATCAATCAACAGAGTCCATCAAACGCCGAGTCAATCAACAGAGTCCATCAAACGCCGAGTCAATCAACAGAGTCCATCAAACGCCAAGTCAATCAATAGAGTCCATCAAACGTCGAGTCAATCAACAGAGTCCATCAAACGCCGAGTCAATCAACAGAGTCCATCAAACGCCGAGTCAATCAACAGAGTCCATCAAACGTCGAGTCAATCAACAGAGTCCATCAAACGCCGAGTCAATCAACAGAGTCCATCAAACGCCGAGTCAATCAACAGAGTCCATCAAACGTCGAGTCAATCAACAGAGTCCATCAAACGTCGAGTCAATCAACAGAGTCCATCAAACGCCGAGTCAATCAACAGAGTCCATCAAACGTCGAGTCAATCAACAGAGTCCATCAAACGTCGAGTCAATCAACAGAGTCCATCAAACGCCGAGTCAATCAACAGAGTCCATCAAACGCCGAGTCAATCAACAGAGTCCATCAAACGTCGAGTCAATCAACAGAGTCCATCAAACGCCGAGTCAGTCAACAGAGTCCATCAAACGCCAAGTCAATCAATAG
- the LOC106059808 gene encoding uncharacterized protein LOC106059808 codes for MFSVKINTIFSCLIGLIYGHVDSFMASPDVDTKAGFFPDSGFLKSSTHQETFVPGAVYTPHHHPSPAPSYNTEYSGNNINSFYQRSSIDTLISPADLLAKRLQRLMATMSNRKANKVLPLSSHVEDPGFLHLFTGAKDNKG; via the exons ATCAACACTATCTTCTCTTGTTTGATTGGTCTAATTTACGGTCATGTGGACAGTTTTATGGCGTCACCGGATGTCGACACAAAAGCTGGATTTTTTCCTGATtctggatttttaaaaagtagtacCCATCAAG AAACGTTCGTACCGGGAGCTGTTTATACCCCACACCATCATCCCAGCCCAGCACCTAGTTACAACACAGAGTACAGTGGCAATAACATCAACTCTTTCTACCAGAGGAGTAGTATTGACACACTTATCTCCCCTGCCGATCTATTAGCGAAACGTCTGCA ACGCCTGATGGCTACCATGTCAAACAGAAAGGCGAACAAAGTGCTTCCATTATCCAGCCACGTAGAAGATCCTGGATTCCTCCATCTGTTCACTGGTGCTAAAGACAACAAGGGATAA